The Onthophagus taurus isolate NC chromosome 2, IU_Otau_3.0, whole genome shotgun sequence genome includes a window with the following:
- the LOC111419203 gene encoding protein sidekick isoform X1, translated as MCKRFLVKSRSKMEEKERNLVIGILVVSVVVMATCSAENLQAPRFTTSSSTNSIVRLGTTKIIQCQAFAYPQPQYKWLKDGEPITDFSAESFYRIFSMRLEDEGSYRCIASNKVGSIISEEMKIIVAYMGVFDNQTDSTIEIQAGNAAILDLPKIQSSPEPEVTWQTDEGPLKYSRKYAKSKTNQLIILSTDLDDQKSYRARAINTQEGKEENSAYIRLNVEESDTTVDLPPEIIIPPENVSIIKGADQTTLDCIANARRLYELQTIWYKDGILIENSAISYTFNDLWNRSLTLISANLSHTGMYECQVSLKNGDFPPVSAQAKVLVQEKPRFASVTKSEMLGDYGSQIILPCDAVGIPKPNISWFRNGKNVEEIADKRYKIEEDNSLLITKVIIADMGMFQCFARSEAGESSASTWLKVKRFKKNKMRIIRSIKRNLMRLRTGGERRNRKSYYNVITSIPVMDVGPQNVTVLDGKDATITCQAVGAPVPNITWIYNEQNEVEVSGRIQILDNGDLLIAAVKKSDTGQYTCIRANEAGQVKGSGYLTVLVRTQIVQPPVETRVLLGHTATLQCKISSDPSVPYELLWFHNKQLINPNLSSRIKTMSDGTLEIQAVRAADVGTYSCTVASPGGNDTRSAKLSVIELPFAPINVKATKLDTGTQRAVNVSWTPGFDGNSPIKQYIIQKREVPELVPPIPGPIPDPLLNWITELSNVSADQRWVLLTNLKAAAAYQFRVSAVNSVGEGSPSEPSGQVMLPQEAPSGPPVGFVGSARSSSEIITQWQPPLEEHRNGQILGYIIRYKLYGYNESPWTIRNITNEAQRNYLITDLITWKDYIVQIAAYNNKGVGKFTDGAKIKTKEGVPEAPPVIESVEALNSTAVRVWWTPPDPQKINGINQGYKLQAWKYSEQKQINIEAKRITVHPNLLDPLAKQTAVIGGLEKFVEYNVTVVCFTDPGDGEISEYFKVKTMEDVPDEVSNLQFDEVSDRAVKVSWLPPKHTNGFLRGYQLKYEVKDRPETRRIQNLTSTTLSLKVTHLQATTHYRFEVSAWTDVGYGTPKIAVIQSGVEPVLPHPPSKLALSNIEAFSVVLQFTPGFDGNSSIIKWTVEAQTARNSTWFEVYDISDPDASTITVEGLVPFTLYRLRLIANNVVGASGPSEPSKEFQTIQAPPSHAPKNVTVRAMSATELRVRWIPLQQMEWFGNPRGYNITYIENLTRKTLSETIEDPNANSHIISNLQEFALYEVTMQAYNDVGSSKPSLKALERTRESVPSFGPLNVEANATSSTTIVVKWGDVPKEHQNGLVEGFKVYYGADTRSLVQFKLIPSNSTFTTTLTELKKFVLYHIQVLAYTRLGDGVPSTPSVRVQTFEDVPGAPSNVSFPDVSVTSARIIWDVPEEPNGEILAYRVTYQLNDTQAGTSRYSKEFLPIDRTFRATQLEPDMYYLFSVTAQTRLGWGKVAHALVYTTNNRETPQHPSMPQISHSQIQSKQITFSWTPGRDGFAPLRYYTVQKAENNGPWSSIPERVDPQLTSYTVSNLKPFTFYKFRIRATNDIGPSGFSPESMEVRTYPAAPSKGVNTVKVVPITTTSVEVYWEPIEEQFWSGDVTSGGYRVIFQPVSDFPTALQMTPKEEVLGIHANKMVLSELLQDRNYEIVVVPFNSQGEGPASPPATVYVGEAVPTGEPRGLDGEALSSTEVRLRWKPPQLKMQNGELLGYKIFYLMINSSQELPPEKKVEEEIEVVPASSNSHSLVFLDKYTEYKIQILAFNPAGDGPRSHPITVKTLQGLPGAPINLAFSDITMNSLNVSWDPPKMRNGEIIGYLVTYETTEQNEKFSKQVKQKVTTTSLYVQSLEEEITYTFTVRAQTLDYGPALSSNVTTGPQEGSPSTPKELTLVNTLSSVELHWLNGLSGKGPILGYYVESKRKDDLRWQTVVKTTNGPLQDFTISYQNLLPSTMYNFRVIPYNKFGISYPAYSDEAVLIPSKLYLEYGYRQHKSFYRQTWFMVALAAVSIIIIITVIAILCVKSKSYKYKQEAQKTLEESMAMSMDDRQELAMELYRSRHGGGNLSGLGTLSKRSTLARKPVQHHQQPPVLGKSPPRPSPASVAYHSDEESLKGYDENPDDSSVTEKPSEISSSDSQGSESENESVRSDPHSFVNHYANVNDTLRQSWKRQKPVRNYSSYTDSEPEGSAVVSLNGGQIIMNNMARSRAPLPGFSSFV; from the exons aaaatctTCAAGCGCCAAGGTTTACAACATCTTCATCAACAAATAGCATAGTTAGGTTAGGAACAACAAAAATCATCCAATGTCAAGCGTTCG CTTACCCCCAACCTCAGTACAAATGGCTAAAAGACGGAGAGCCAATTACGGATTTTTCCGCGGAATCCTTTTACAGAATTTTTTCAATGAGGTTAGAAGACGAAGGCAGCTACAGATGTATTGCTTCGAATAAAGTCGGATCGATTATAagtgaagaaatgaaaataatcgTTGCAT ATATGGGTGTTTTTGATAATCAAACTGATTCAACGATTGAGATTCAAGCGGGAAACGCGGCAATTTTAGATTTACCAAAGATACAATCTTCCCCTGAACCGGAAGTAACATGGCAAACCGATGAGGGTCCATTGAAATATTCCCGAAAATACGCAAAGTCAAAAACGAATCAATTAATCATTCTATCAACCGACTTGGACGATCAAAAATCTTACCGAGCTCGGGCGATTAACACTCAAGaaggaaaagaagaaaatagcGCTTATATTCGTTTGAACGTTGAAGAAAGCGACACGACCGTCGATTTACCACCGGAAATCATAATCCCACCTGAAAATGTATCGATTATAAAAGGTGCCGATCAAACCACTTTAGATTGTATAGCGAACGCTCGAAGATTGTACgaattacaaacaatttgGTACAAAGATGggattttaattgaaaactcCGCTATTTCTTATACTTTTAATGACCTTTGGAATCGAAGTTTAACGTTAATCTCTGCGAATTTATCTCACACCGGAATGTATGAATGTCAGGTTTCGCTTAAAAACGGGGATTTTCCGCCCGTTTCGGCTCAAGCTAAAGTGTTGGTACAAGAAAAACCTAGGTTTGCGAGCGTTACTAAATCGGAAATGTTGGGCGATTATGGATCGCAAATTATTTTACCTTGCGATGCCGTCGGTATTCCAAAACCGAATATTTCGTGGTTTCGAAATGGTAAAAATGTCGAGGAAATTGCCGATAAACGGTATAAAATCGAAGAAGACAATTCTTTATTGATTACCAAGGTTATTATTGCCGATATGGGAATGTTTCAGTGTTTTGCGAGAAGTGAAGCTGGTGAAAGTTCGGCATCAACTTGGCTTAAAGTTaaaa ggtttaagaaaaataagatGAGGATTATTAGAAGTATCAAAAGGAACTTGATGAGATTAAGAACCGGAGGTGAACGGCgaaatagaaaaagttattacaACGTTATTA cttCGATACCTGTTATGGATGTAGGGCCCCAAAACGTAACTGTTTTAGATGGTAAAGATGCGACGATAACATGCCAAGCAGTTGGTGCACCGGTGCCAAACATAACCTGGATATACAATg aacaaaacgAGGTTGAAGTGTCTGGTAGAATCCAAATTTTGGATAACGGCGATTTGTTGATTGCGGCAGTTAAAAAATCAGATACTGGTCAGTATACATGTATTAGAGCAAACGAAGCGGGTCAAGTTAAAGGATCCGGTTATTTAACAGTTCttg tTCGTACACAAATAGTGCAACCTCCAGTGGAAACAAGAGTACTTCTAGGACATACAGCAACTTTACAATGCAAAATTTCTTCGGATCCTTCGGTACCTTACGAATTATTATGGTTCCACAACAAACA GTTAATAAATCCGAATTTAAGTTCACGTATAAAGACAATGTCGGATGGAACTTTAGAAATCCAAGCGGTGAGAGCAGCCGATGTTGGCACATATTCCTGTACAGTGGCTTCTCCAGGTGGAAATGATACACGTTCTGCTAAATTAAGTGTTATTGAGCTTCCGTTTGCTCCAATTAACGTTAAAGCCACCAAATTGGATACTGGAACACAACGCGCTGTTAACGTTAGTTGGACACCAGGTTTTGATGGAAATAGTCCCATTAAACAGtacattattcaaaaaagAGAGGTTCCAGAACTTG TACCCCCTATTCCAGGCCCGATTCCGGACCCCCTATTGAACTGGATCACGGAGTTAAGTAACGTTTCGGCAGATCAACGTTGGGTTCTTCTCACAAATTTAAAAGCGGCCGCTGCGTATCAATTTAGAGTCAGCGCTGTGAACAGCGTTGGCGAAGGAAGTCCTTCAGAACCGAGCGGGCAGGTTATGTTACCACAAGAAG ctCCTTCTGGACCACCCGTTGGATTTGTAGGATCAGCTAGAAGTTCCTCAGAAATAATTACTCAATGGCAACCACCTTTAGAAGAGCACAGAAACGGTCAAATTTTAGGTTACATCATCCGTTATAAGCTTTATGGTTACAATGAAAGCCCATGGACCATAAGAAACATCACAAATGAG gctcaaagaaattatttaataaccgATTTAATCACTTGGAAAGATTACATCGTTCAAATAGCCGCTTATAACAACAAAGGGGTTGGTAAATTTACCGATGGGgctaaaataaaaacgaaagaGGGTGTACCTGAAGCTCCGCCTGTGATCGAATCGGTCGAAGCGCTTAATTCAACGGCTGTTAGGGTATGGTGGACTCCTCCCGATCCACAAAAAATCAACGGGATTAATCAAGGCTATAAATTACAAGCTTGGAAATATAgcgaacaaaaacaaattaatattgaagctaaaagaatAACTGTTCATCCGAATTTATTAGATCCTCTCGCTAAACAAACAGCTGTTATTGGAGGGTtagaaaaatttgttgaatatAATGTAACGGTGGTTTGTTTCACCGATCCTGGGGATGGTGAAATTAgtgaatattttaaagttaaaacgaTGGAAGATG ttccTGATGAAGTTTCTAATTTACAATTTGACGAAGTAAGTGACCGCGCTGTAAAAGTTTCTTGGTTACCTCCTAAACACACAAACGGTTTTCTTCGTggttatcaattaaaatacGAAGTAAAAGATCGACCAGAAACTCGTCGCATACAAAACCTAACCTCCACTACGTTAAGTTTAAAAGTAACTCATCTCCAAGCTACAACTCACTACCGTTTCGAAGTGTCCGCTTGGACTGATGTCGGTTATGGAACCCCGAAAATAGCTGTTATACAGTCTGGGGTTGAACCAGTTTTACCACATCCACCATCAAAACTCGCTCTCTCCAACATTGAAGCATTTTCTGTCGTTTTACAATTCACACCTGGTTTCGATGGAAATTCTTCAATTATAAAATGGACTGTTGAAGCTCAAACGGCGCGAAATTCAACGTGGTTTGAAGTATACGATATTTCTGATCCCGATGCTTCAACAATTACTGTTGAAGGTTTGGTGCCATTTACTTTGTACAGATTAAGATTGATTGCAAATAATGTTGTCGGAGCTTCCGGTCCGTCAGAACCAAGTAAAGAATTTCAAACGATTCAAGCACCCCCATCTCACGCTCCAAAAAATGTAACAGTTAGAGCTATGAGTGCTACAGAACTACGAGTTCGATGGATT ccTTTACAACAAATGGAATGGTTTGGTAACCCAAGAGGAtacaacataacctacatCGAAAACTTAACCAGAAAAACTTTAAGCGAAACCATTGAAGATCCAAACGCAAATTCCCACATAATCTCAAATCTCCAAGAATTCGCGTTATATGAAGTCACTATGCAAGCTTACAATGATGTTGGAAGTTCAAAACCCAGCTTGAAAGCGTTGGAACGAACTCGAGAATCGGTACCAAGTTTTGGACCATTAAATGTCGAGGCAAACGCGACTTCTTCAACAACAATCGTGGTAAAATGGGGCGACGTTCCGAAAGAACATCAAAATGGGCTGGTGGAaggttttaaagtttattatggTGCTGATACAAGATCTTTAGTCCAATTTAAACTAATCCCTAGTAATTCTACGTTTACCACAACTTTAACAGAgttgaaaaaatttgttttgtatcaTATACAAGTTTTGGCTTATACAAGATTAGGGGATGGTGTTCCAAGTACTCCATCTGTTCGAGTTCAAACATTTGAGGAtg ttcCAGGTGCACCATCCAACGTTTCATTCCCTGATGTATCGGTTACATCAGCTCGTATAATTTGGGATGTTCCAGAAGAACCAAATGGTGAAATTTTAGCGTATCGAGTAACGTATCAGTTAAATGATACGCAAGCGGGTACTAGTCGATATTCGAAAGAGTTTTTACCGATTGATAGAACTTTTCG GGCTACACAACTTGAACCGGATATGTATTACCTCTTCTCTGTGACAGCTCAAACTCGTTTGGGGTGGGGAAAAGTCGCCCATGCTTTGGTGTATACCACGAATAATCGGGAAACTCCCCAACATCCTTCTATGCCACAAATAAGTCACAGTCAAATTCAAAGCAAGCAGATTACGTTTAGTTGGACGCCTGGAAGGGATGGCTTTGCCCCTTTAAG atactATACGGTTCAAAAAGCCGAAAACAACGGACCTTGGAGTTCTATCCCAGAAAGAGTAGACCCCCAATTAACATCTTACAcagtttcaaatttaaaacccTTCACATTCTACAAATTTCGAATCAGAGCCACCAATGATATAGGACCTAGTGGATTTAGTCCCGAATCAATGGAAGTTAGAACTTATCCCGCAG CACCCAGTAAAGGTGTTAACACAGTTAAGGTTGTCCCAATTACAACAACAAGCGTCGAAGTTTACTGGGAACCAATTGAAGAACAATTTTGGAGTGGCGACGTCACTTCCGGGGGGTATCGCGTCATTTTTCAACCAGTTTCCGATTTTCCCACCGCGTTACAAATGACTCCCAAAGAAGAAGTGTTGGGGATACat gcgAATAAAATGGTATTAAGCGAACTCCTTCAAGATAGAAATTACGAAATCGTCGTCGTTCCATTTAATTCGCAAGGAGAAGGTCCTGCAAGTCCTCCAGCTACTGTTTATGTTGGGGAAGCAGTCCCCACTGGGGAACCTAGAGGCCTCGATGGTGAAGCTTTAAGCTCAACGGAAGTACGGTTACGATGGAAACCTCCGCaattaaaaatgcaaaatgGAGAATTATTAGGATATAAg attttttatttaatgataaacTCATCTCAAGAACTTCCCCCAGAAAAAAAagtagaagaagaaattgaagtcGTTCCCGCTTCATCGAATTCGCATAGCTTAGTCTTTTTGGACAAATACACCGAgtataaaattcaaattttagcTTTTAACCCTGCTGGAGATGGTCCCCGATCGCATCCGATAACCGTAAAAACCCTTCAAGGACTTCCAGGGGCGCCGATAAACCTTGCTTTTAGCGATATCACAATGAACAGTTTAAACGTTTCTTGGGATCCCCCGAAAATGCGAAACGGTGAAATTATTGGGTATTTAGTTACTTACGAGACAACGGAGCAAAAcgaaa AATTTAGTAAACAGGTTAAGCAAAAAGTGACCACTACAAGTCTTTACGTTCAATCTTTGGAAGAAGAAATAACGTATACTTTTACTGTAAGGGCACAAACGTTAGATTATGGTCCTGCTTTATCAAGTAATGTTACAACGGGGCCTCAAGAGGGTTCACCAAGCACACCAAAAGAATTAACCTTAGTGAATACTTTGAGTAGTGTTGAATTACATTGGTTAAATGGATTAAGTGGAAAAGGACCTATTTTAGGTTATTATGTTGAATCTAAACGAAAag atgatCTGCGTTGGCAAACAGTTGTAAAAACAACAAACGGTCCTTTACAAgattttacaatttcttatCAGAATTTATTGCCATCGACCATGTACAATTTCCGGGTCATTCCttataataaatttggaattagTTACCCCGCGTATTCAGATGAAGCCGTTTTAATCCCTTCGAAGCTTTATTTAGAATATGGTTATAGGCAGCATAAATCTTTTTATCGACAAACTTGGTTTATGGTTGCGTTAGCTGCtgtttctattattattataattacggTTATTGCTATATTATGCGTCAAAAGTAAAAGTTACAAATATAAAC aAGAAGCTCAAAAAACGTTAGAAGAATCAATGGCGATGTCAATGGATGATCGTCAAGAATTAGCGATGGAATTGTATCGATCACGTCACGGAGGTGGTAACTTAAGCGGTTTGGGAACTTTGAGTAAAAGAAGTACTTTGGCGCGAAAACCGGTTCAACATCATCAACAGCCTCCTGTTTTGGGGAAGAGCCCCCCGAGACCTTCACCAGCTTCAGTAGCGTATCACTCCGACGAGGAAAGTTTGAAAGGTTATGATGAGAATCCTGATGATAGTAGTGTTACTGAGAAACCTTCAGAAATAAGTTCGAGTGACTCACag